From a single Aulosira sp. FACHB-615 genomic region:
- a CDS encoding XisI protein, producing MDKLEQYRQSIQEILAKHSKYKPQREEIENELIFDTMHDHYQLMRIGWNGLSRVYHTVIHFDIKNDKIWIQQNMTDVDLAQELLEMGVQKEDIVLGLQPPYKRPYTGYGVVV from the coding sequence ATGGACAAACTAGAGCAATACCGCCAATCTATCCAAGAAATATTAGCAAAACACAGTAAGTATAAACCTCAACGTGAAGAGATTGAAAACGAATTAATATTTGATACAATGCACGACCACTATCAATTGATGCGTATAGGTTGGAATGGTTTAAGTCGTGTGTATCACACTGTTATTCATTTTGATATTAAAAATGATAAAATCTGGATTCAGCAGAATATGACAGATGTGGATTTAGCACAAGAACTATTAGAGATGGGAGTACAAAAAGAAGATATTGTTTTAGGTTTGCAGCCACCATATAAACGTCCGTACACAGGATACGG
- a CDS encoding XisH family protein, with protein sequence MSARDLFHEAVKKALQKENWIVTDDPLQIEFEEVTLKIDLGAERLIAAEREGEKIAVEIKSFASNSAVSDFHTALGQFLNYQIALEENEPERQLYLAVPVDAYETFFQTKLAKIAVRRHQLKLIIYDPIMEVIVRWTN encoded by the coding sequence ATGTCAGCTAGAGATTTATTTCATGAAGCGGTTAAAAAAGCACTCCAGAAAGAAAATTGGATAGTTACTGATGATCCCCTACAAATAGAATTTGAGGAGGTGACGCTTAAAATAGACTTGGGTGCAGAAAGGCTGATAGCAGCAGAAAGAGAAGGCGAAAAAATAGCTGTGGAAATCAAAAGTTTTGCGAGTAACTCTGCGGTTAGCGACTTTCATACCGCCTTGGGACAATTCTTGAATTATCAAATTGCACTGGAAGAAAACGAACCAGAACGTCAGTTATATTTAGCAGTTCCAGTTGATGCTTATGAAACCTTTTTTCAGACTAAACTTGCTAAAATTGCCGTGCGGCGACATCAACTAAAACTAATAATATACGATCCAATTATGGAAGTGATTGTGAGATGGACAAACTAG